GCCAGCAGAACTGGTTTTtcccagccagggacagggcGAGGACAAGGGCAACCCCACGGAGCCGAGGATGTTGTCCATGAGCCTGAGACCAGCTGTGAGGATCCACCCGTCCTTGCTTCTGGCATCACTCCTCTAGGTGCCCAGGGCTTCTACAAGCccgcccagccccacagctcagtCATGATCTTAGCCACAGCCTGGGCTGTCTCCTATCAGGCTCAAATCAGgcttcacccagccctgctcccacccagcgggtttgaagtcccttccaaccccagtCTCCCACCAGCTCACCTGCAGGGCTTGGAACTTCAGCATCGCCAGGGTGGCACTGAGCTCGGCGGAGCTGGCCCTGGCCAGGAGTTCATGGGCACCTCCCGGGCTGCTGATGGCAGGTGGAAAGCCTGCAACAGAAGCCCGACTGTGTGGTGCTGCTGCCGTCAGAGGAACTGCAGACAGAGACGGCACAGCATccctttgggtgctgcctgcgtgtccctgcagcagggttCTCCCCACGGTCCCAGTGCAAATGGGCTTTAACCCACCAGCCTCTCCCTTTCtggcccctctgccctctcctggcactgccctggctcAGAGCTTCGCTGAGCTCCTTCAGAGGACGAGGAGGCCAAATCCCATCTGAGGTTTATATACAGGGAAACTAAAACAGCCCCCAGGAACAGACCAAGCCTCCCAAGAAGTGGAATACAATtgcagctgccccccagcacgtcccttcccaccagcagcaagcacaaagccTTACACAGCATGCTGGAGAAGCCACTCACAGGGGCACTGGAGTCCCAGCCTGCGGTCCGCAGCATCACGGGGCTGTTGGGAAGCTCCTGGCATAGCTGTTGAAGCTGGCTCCTCTGCTGAGCCATGCTCAGCCGGTCCTGCCCTGtcctggggagaaagggagagagagaagctgttgGCAAAGGTTCAGGCCCTTGGCATGGCGGCCCCAGGCCCAGAAGGGAAGGCGAGGGGGTATTTGCCTGGTGCAGATGCTCTTCCTGCTGCTTGACCTGCTCCAACTGCCACTGCAGGGCCTGCAGCCTGGACTGGTGGTGGGACTCGACTCTGAGTGCCTCCCGCAGGGCTCGCTCCCCTTCCTTGTACTTCTGGGAGGAAAGCTGCAAGGCAGAGCGGCTGGGGATGCTGGGGCCAGGGACCCTCGCTGCCCTGGAGCAGgactcctttgggcatccccttcttccccttccaggacaggctttctgtccctgctttggGAGGGCAGTGaaagcccagctttgctgccagcctgTCTGCAGCTGGGAACAGCAGCGCAGATGCTCCGCTTACCTCGGTCACGCTTttcatctcctcctcctgctgccagaCGTGCAGCGCAGCCCCATTCACATTCTCCCTCTCCAccttcagctcctgccaggacTTGTCCAGCAGCTCCCTGTCCCTCGCCAGCTGCTCCTCCCTGGCTCTCAGCATGCAGACCTGGATCTGCAGCTCTGCCCACTCCTAGGATGGGCACAGGGGAAACCCATCTCTGCCACTGAAGCCCGGCCAACACCCAGAGGCTGCTTCAAGCCCCCGGCACCTGGCGGGAACCCTGCACGGAAAGCTCTGGCCCCAGGCTCCTCGAGAAGCTGCAGCACCGTGCACGCACACAGCAGCCTCTCGCCAGAGGGTTGGTCTGATGGCGATTCACCACGCAGTTGGGTGTGGGactgaggaggcagaggaaggatgctgcagcccaACACTCAGCTCTTTCCTCCACCACACACTGCAGTGCAGCCCCACTCAGACACACAGGACCTGTGAAAAGCACCTGGAGATGTCCACCCCACCTCACCTTCGTCCTCTCCAGCTCCGCTCGCTCCACAGAGAGCTGCTGGGTCATGACTCGTCGCTCCTCCTCCAGCGATTCCGCTCTGGAGCACTCCACCAACACCCTCTGTCGTTCCTGGGTTCAGACACAGAGGAGACACAGATGCCATTCGCAGGCTCCAGGTCAGGGACCTCCAGTTGGCGAGACCTACGGCCCATCCCCAGACAGGAGAGCTGAGCCGGGCAGAGGACACAGGGTgggctcacctgctccagcagctgagtctgctcatccagcctggCCTCCATTTTGGCCACCACTGCCTGGAATCGGCGCTGCTCCTCCTCGTCCCTCTGCTGCTGGGACAGCCTGTcctggagcactggggagaggcagcagcggGGCCATGAGCAGCATGAAGAGGGAAGCCCCACTTCGTCCACCCCAGTTTTACAGAACAACTGCACGCATTTGTGCTCAGCACCTTCTGCACATCCCCCAGGAcactgttttggaaaagaaagaccCCAAGATGCCCAGTGACCAAGGCAGGCAAGGCTCTGCCAGCATTGGCTCCCAGCCTCTGGCCGACCTAGAGCACCTTCTCCCTGTttcctgggtgtccccagccctggcagggacCCCGCAGCCATTTCAGCTAGGGGTCAGTGCAGCTCAGGAAATAccagaagggaaataaaaagaacaattgCAATGAATAAGGAAAGCGAATCAGACTGCTAGTGTCAGTTGACTGAAGTAATGCAGTAAGGGCAAAACTTACAGGTGCTGGCACACCCATGCGTGAAGCCCAAAAAAGAAGTTAGGGGGGCTTAAATGGTTGCCTTCAAGGAGGACTCTGATACAGTGGGCATCTCAGAGAGCTGGGATATGGAGGATTGATGGGATTCAATGGTACCTGGCTGCCAGTTTCATAGCAATGATGTGATAAGGTGTTCAGGGGACAGAATGGCACTCTGCATGAAagactctgaaagcagcaacagcatcaaAGCATTACggaaaagaaaagcatcacaGGACACGTGGGTGGAAATCACAGACCGacaataaaaatgtctttttcaggtTGTACCACTGACCTCCTTGATCAAGAAGAAGAGAGTGGTCAAGAAGTGGTAAGTAGGATTTGCCATGCTGTGAACTGTGGACAGGTAGTAGTAGGGGGATCCCTACTACTGGGTCAAAgacttctgaagaatgaagtgcaGAGAGAACATCTCTGGGTGCAATAAATGACAGTTGCCTAAGACAACTAGTCCTAGAGCCCACAGAAGAGGCCGTACAGGATTTGGACTGGGATGGTGCATTACTTGCATGTAAAAGAGGTGTTTTTTACATGGGCTGTTCTCTAACAAGAACAAACGTACAACTAATTTTAACTATGGAGCAGGGAAGGTAGACCCCCCAAAAATGCCACATTTAGGTATTCTTGTACTCCTGCTcaagaaaggggggaaagggcTATGGATCAGGTAAATGCCAAACTCCTCTTCACCTCTCAGTGCAATTTGAGAAGTAGGGGGAGCCCGATGAAACCACCAGGAGATCAATTTGAAACAGATAAAGGGAAAATACTGCTTTGCACAGGGGCTATCAGTCTTCTGGAACCTGCTATCCTAGGAGGCTGCgaaggcagggagcagcagctcATGTGAAAAGGGACTAAGCAAATTCACAGTAACAGGTCTATAAACAGGTACAGAAAGGACTGGCAAGCATGTATTTCTTCCTTTGCAATTCAACAGTTATGGGTCCTGGGGAATCAAAGGGTAATGGACTGCATATAACGAGCAGGGTCACATGCTCTGCCTAATTAGCTTCCCCTTCTGCTACTGTCAGAAATAGAGTACTAGGGCAGATGCAGCACTGATCTAACCTGGTAGGC
The Strix uralensis isolate ZFMK-TIS-50842 chromosome Z, bStrUra1, whole genome shotgun sequence DNA segment above includes these coding regions:
- the LOC141937496 gene encoding fas-binding factor 1 homolog isoform X1, with the protein product MEARLDEQTQLLEQERQRVLVECSRAESLEEERRVMTQQLSVERAELERTKEWAELQIQVCMLRAREEQLARDRELLDKSWQELKVERENVNGAALHVWQQEEEMKSVTELSSQKYKEGERALREALRVESHHQSRLQALQWQLEQVKQQEEHLHQDRLSMAQQRSQLQQLCQELPNSPVMLRTAGWDSSAPVSGFSSMLCFPPAISSPGGAHELLARASSAELSATLAMLKFQALQDHAYLDNEQLFLESLKKPSYNAASLPG
- the LOC141937496 gene encoding fas-binding factor 1 homolog isoform X2; this encodes MEARLDEQTQLLEQERQRVLVECSRAESLEEERRVMTQQLSVERAELERTKEWAELQIQVCMLRAREEQLARDRELLDKSWQELKVERENVNGAALHVWQQEEEMKSVTELSSQKYKEGERALREALRVESHHQSRLQALQWQLEQVKQQEEHLHQDRAGPAEHGSAEEPASTAMPGASQQPRDAADRRLGLQCPCFPPAISSPGGAHELLARASSAELSATLAMLKFQALQDHAYLDNEQLFLESLKKPSYNAASLPG
- the LOC141937496 gene encoding fas-binding factor 1 homolog isoform X3 → MEARLDEQTQLLEQERQRVLVECSRAESLEEERRVMTQQLSVERAELERTKEWAELQIQVCMLRAREEQLARDRELLDKSWQELKVERENVNGAALHVWQQEEEMKSVTELSSQKYKEGERALREALRVESHHQSRLQALQWQLEQVKQQEEHLHQDRLSMAQQRSQLQQLCQELPNSPVMLRTAGWDSSAPAFHLPSAAREVPMNSWPGPAPPSSVPPWRC